CGCCTCAGCCTTGCTGAACTGTCTGGGAGATGAGCTAGAAATAAGTCCCCAAAGGCCCAGGCACAATCATGCACCCAGGTCCCTAGAAGCTTGTGGGTTAACAGGACTCTTAGGCTGAGCCCCCCCATCCCCAGGCAGCCAGCCACACACCATTGACATCGTCTCCCTGTCTGAATGATCAATCTGCTCCATACCCTGGGACCTGGGGACATGCCTGCTAGGTGTGTGGTTTTTGAAAGTGCCTTGAGAGTAAGCTTGCAGGAAGCCTTTGTTAGAGCTTTGTTAGAGCAAGCCTTCAGCAGCTCTTACAGACCCCTCACTATCTTCCCTCCCTACCGCTGCAGAGGAGAATCTTCCTGGGGTCCATAGCATCCTACCAGATGCTTGCCCCCTACTTAAAATCTCTCCCCAGGTCAGGGCAGATAAACATGGTTTGTATGGCCTAAAGGATGGGCTCTCCACCCCCATCCTTACAAATTAAGCATTTTGAAAGTGACCTCCTCATGCTGCTACACATTCCAGTCCAGTAGCCTGATGAAGAAGTAAGCGTTCCTAGCATGGCAGGGACAACTGAGCTTGACACCCACAGGGTTCAAAAGAGAGGAAGACACCTGTCCTCCCCTGGTAAGGCTCAAGGCAGAAAGAGCTCGCTGATTGAGGATGCCAAGCTCTGTACTACCTGGCTGGCACTTGCCAAATGGCAGTCAGCTTGCAGGATTTGTGGGTACAATTGCTTTCCACTCGGTTGTTATAAGTATAAATCCCCCTGAGTCAGGGTACAGGGTTAAGCAGGATCCGCGAAGGGTGCTCTGGTACACAGAGGGTAGAAATACAACTATTTGCACACACACCAGCTCTGCATGCACACTGGTCCTATACAGCtaccccctaccccacccccaccccaagccttCCTATTCCACTTGTTTTCCTTTCCAGGCCTTTCTACCTGCACACCACACAGTCACTTGGAGAAAATCAAGTGTATGTACTTCTCCCTGCCGATGGTGTATCTGTAAGGTAAAGATCCCTCAAGTTgccttttctttatttacttttgaccCCAGCCAACCAGCCTGGTTTTCTGGTAAGGGTCTGGGGAGATACAAATGAAGTAGAAGCCTCGTTCTCTGGGGGCTTTTGTTTCCCTCTGATGCCCTAGCTCACACTCCAGAACAAAGGGTTGAGGTAAGTGATTTCTCTTTTGGTCTCCTGGCTCCTCACTTCCATCGCCCCTCTGCAGGCTTCTTCTTTGAGACCCCCAGGAGAGCCTGGGGGAACAGGCCCACTACTGCTGACCTTGCCAGCCCCCCCCTCTTTGAGGAGCAGAAAGCCCATTTCAGATACTAGCTGCTCTGTGCCTTTGGGTGCCTAACACTTCTAATCCCCCAAGACTGCACAGTTGAGGCTGACAGCTATGCACACCTCTCTTGTTAAAAGCATTGAGGACAAGGGTTGGTGATTCATCTCAGAGGGAGAGTGTTTAAAGGAAGCCCCTCCCCGCACACACCTCGAAGCTGGCTCCATCTTACCTAGCATTTGCAAGGCCCTGTGTTCTCATCactgcagaaaacaaaaaacacatggGACAGCTATTAAATAGCTCTTGGAAGAGGTTAAAGGTCTTTCTCTTGGGGttgagaatttttaaaagccCTTCTGGGTAGAAATCTTCAGGGGATACAACATAGAAATTAGACTTGCTGgtgcaattttaaaatttgaaagacCTCTCTCCTTAAAAGTGTTCATTGCAAAtggttctattttgtttactgaCTGGCCTTTTTACCATTGTAAGTCAGGAGAGTCTTGAGGCCAAACCACTaagacttttattttccttttgctatTTTTGGGGTGCTGGTCCACTTTCTGATGAGATctattgaatttttctttaactGTGCAGGTGGGTTTTTCAGacttgaaaatataaatgaaaagctAACCCCTTCCCTGCCAGCCCATTTCAGGGGTCCTGAGAGCCTGCCAGCTTGGCTTCTGCTCAAAGAGGTGGGTGCTGTGTCTGACCTGGGTAGAATGAGATTTGACACTTTTCATTCTAGTGCTGACTTGGGAGCCTTTGGAAACCAGTATCTGTTTTGTTTCAGTGTGCAAAGTTCAAGCCAATGATCCGGGATCCGCCTTCTGCTGAGAGCCTGTCCTGGGGGGGGCACATCATTCCTGAGCTCCTGGACGTGCTTCAACAAAATATCTCttgttcattaaaaagaaaacaaagaaagaaagaaaaaaagaaaggaaggaaggaaggaaggaaggaaggaaggaaggaaggaaaaagaattaaaagatgCTTGTGCTTCCCTCATGCAGTGTCTGGCCCATCATTTGTCTCTTGTGAGTCGTCTAGTATCAGGAACTTACAGAGCCACAGTCACAGTCTAGATGTGTCCCTTGCCTTCCCCTCAACTGTTCTTACCAGAGGGTGGGGCGACACTTGAAGGAAAGTCCAAATTAAAAAGATGAGCCTTGTGCCCCAAGTAAGTAACACCTCCACACTTGCTTCCCCATCCCTGTAAGAAGGAGGCTGCCTGAGTAACGCACCACACTGCATCCCATAGACAGTCCCTAAACTCTGGAAACCAGAGATCTTTTACTCCTCATATTCTTAGCCAACTCCAGTTATTTAAAGTTTCCTTCTGTCGTTGTGTCTCCAAGCaaagcacacatgcagagggtcACAATACCTCACATTCCCCACTGGGCCACTCACCGATGCCCAACACACAACCgaagagtcaaagagaaaacCCCTTCTCAAGTATTTTAGAAGGTTATTTCATAGTGTTAAATGTATCCACAGACAGAAACTGTCCAAGTacttgctactttttttttttcaagcaacaGGAAGACTGCCCCCTTCTTTTCAAAGAGCTAACAATGTTTCCAAAGTAGAAGGAAAAATCACCAGGGTCCATTAGTGACTTACATACAGAATatggcttggggggggggggacacgacTGTATTTGTAAGTAAACAGGTCACTGTTTATTATGTATCTTTTttaattcaaaaggaaaaaaagaagctgtATTGCCTTGTTAACACTCTAGAAAAGAGGGTAAGCCTTTGCTCCCCTTAAGTCCGGCTGCATCTAGTCAGTTGTGAGGTTCCCAATTTCTGCTTTGCCAGGATGACCTGGGGGCACATCTCCTCTCAGGTTTCCCGTTTGCAAAATTTTACggactgcgggggggggggggggggggggctggttctCTGGGAATATTACTggagcctttgtgtgtgtgtgtgtgtgtgtgtgtgtgtgtgtgtgtgtgtgtgtgttgagggctTCACATTTTTACCACTTGGTTTTATCTAAAGCTAAGCTCCTCCACATTTTGTGAGTTTCGAAGCAAAGTCAGCATGAATCTTTCCTGGTGGGACATTGGGTACACACAAGCCAAGCCGATTGGCTACTGTCAGGGCTCAGGCTGCATAAGACATTGGGTATGGTAGGCCTAGGGGTCCCCAGTGTCCGGGCTAAGATCCCGTGCTTTAGGTGATCTGGTAACAGCCTGGCCACCTCGGCATCCTTGTGGCCCAAGAGAAGCCAAGAAAAGCCAAGGCCTGTCCAAGCATTCAGGGCTATTCAAGAACTCCACGCTGGGAAAGGCCAGCAAGGGCCCAAAACTTCCACAAAGCACACAGCCCTGACTCCCGCTGCTCCACAGTCCCAGCAGCCAAGACTCGCATACACTCCCAAACAACAAGGCCTGCCTGCACAAGGTCAGTCTGCCCTGACTGCCTCACCCTCAACTTTTGGAATGTTTCAAAAGGAGTCGTTCGGAACCCTCTTCTAAAGCGACGCATCACCCTTCACGGGCCGCATCCTTTGGGAGAGGCGCGAAGTTTGCCCCTTGAATACAATAAATCTCTGGCTCTAGGCCTGGGCCATGTTCTTTGAAGACCCAGGGGGTCAAGAGTCTTTACTTTGTCCGGGGCCCCAAGCTCCTGGGCCGAGAGAAGCTGGGAGGAGAATTTCTGGGAAAGTCCTGGTCAGCAAGGCCCTAAATTCAACTCTCAGTAAGCAGGAGGCAGACTCACGACCCCAGAACAGAAAATCTAAGAACAACAGGCGTTTCTCTTTTACTTCCCACCTGCCTGACAGAAAGTGACAGACCGGACCTCCAAACTTAGGCCGTCAGAGCCTTCAATAACTCCTCCAGCCTTTCAAGAAAACTTCCACAACCTTTTCTGTCTgtactctctttttttctcaggCTTCCTCTAGCCAATGTGGGCATGTGGACTACTTTCTCAACAGCCACAGTCTCGAAGGTGTCCAAGGCCTGAGGCTCtccacaataacaataataatactgAGTTGGGGGAAGAACTCGGGAAAAGAGTAGAAACGTTGATGAAAAGGGACATTTCAAGAGGTTTCACTTGACAATTATCAGTAACCTCGACAGACAActccatttaaaaagaagaagaaaatttactACTGTTCTTGAAAGCCGTTATTTTTTACATCGCTTTTAGGAAGATAGATGAACAAAACATCACGTTTCAAGCCATTTTGATCTGTAATTAAATGGCAGGATCGGTTTGTATTCTCCTACGGCTTTTACAGAAGTTGCAGTGATCCAAAGTCGGGTTGCTGTGTCAGAGTGGCATTTTTATTAATGAGAATACAAAAAGCTTGCATATTCTTAGCCCGGCTTGAATTTAGTTGCTAAGCAACCGGTGTATGGTAATTCATCCGCGAAATTTAAATCTTTGAGAAAGGATCCTGCGTTTTTGCTGAATGGTCTCCACGAGGAAAACAACTTGTGCGACCCGCAGCAGCTGCCACCATTCGACTACCGGGGCCTTGCTGGGCCGAGCCTGAACCGGGCGCCCCCGCGGCGGCCACTGCCACCACCCTACCTCGGCTCCCAGCACGGCCCTCCCTCAGGGAGGGAAGCGGACTTTTGGCTGCCAACTGCCTAGACCCCTCCCACTCGCCTCCGGTGCTCACTGGTTTTCACCTGAGGCCAACCTTCACCTGACTAAGTCGCCAGTGTCCCTAGGGCTTCCCAGTCCAGACCTGACTGAattttcccattccttccctttgtgcgcgtatacacacacacatacacacacacacacacacacacacacacacacacacacacacacacaccacaggagcGGCCAGGAGAATGCCTGTTGCCCTCTTCCCAGACCCCTCTGAGGTCACTGCCAGAGCCCCACTCTTCCTCGAGGAAAAGCGGGCTCATCAAGAAAGCAGCCCACAGCCCACCAGAAGGCCAGGCCGCCGCCACTGGCCGGCAGTGACATCATAGGCTCCTGCTCGCCAAGTTCGCGCCCACATTTTAGGATACAGGAACAAACACGGATGTGAAAtcaagaatgaaagagagagtaATCTAATTAATAGGCCATGAGCCAGGCTAACAAAATCAAAGAATCTGATTACACAAGTACCCCTCTTGCTATCTccgcctccccccaccccctgctcttCCAGACTCCTCTCTATTTCCTTCCCTAGGCTGGAAAGTTCAGGAGGTAAACACAGAGCCCTCTGATTTCCTTACTGAAATCAAGATCAAGCCTATCCTGGGGCTCCCCGCAGCCAGGAGGTCACATGGGCGACCTTCAGGCCCAGGGACTAGGAACCCCGAGGAATTGAAATGGCCAGCCAAGCAAAGCAAAGAGCTCTGGCTGGTCCAGCGAAGCAagcccccctctccccactctctcaCGCACCACTGCTAACAACAACACCTGCACTGATTACTTCTGTCTGTAGCGGGACCGGAGAAGGAGGGGCTCGACCCTCGGTCGTTTTAAAAGGGTCTAAACATTTTGGTTGTTGCTGTTAAGCCTGGCATTACTCTGTTCAGTCCGTCACCTGCTCTGGATCGCTGAAACACTGGAACTCTCAgctgcctttctcctttcccccaaCACAGAAGTCAAGCACAGCCAGGTGTTTGGGGGTTTGTCACCGAAACTCAGCATCTGATCGGTACAGCCAATCTCGTGCACTTCGGGGAAAGAACAAAGTTCTTTaatatctttccattttaagAGGGTGGGGGAAAAAAGCAGGCCCGCATCCTAAATATCTAATTTCAAGCCTATATGTACTGCCAATACCTGTTGCATTTATTTCAGAGTTGATTAATTACCCTGGAACTTGGGCAAACTAAACTCCATGTGGAAAGAATGTTTCTTCCTTCAATTTAGTTCTGAAAGCTACAAGTTATTGGTGGCTCTTACTCTATTTACATACAAATTGGTGCAAATGTGCCCATCTCTTTAAATGCATTTTGTATAGATATATAAAAGTGTCATTTTTGATTTAGCTTGAAGACGTTGATcatttattacaaaaataaacgaataaataCAACAATATATTGTTGCTTCCAACAGGATAAATACtttacaaatatataatttaaaaagcaaatttaattgttaaaattatttaaaatattacactCAGTGATAAAATTATGAAGAGTATATACTGCATTTGATATAAGAACCAATTATTCTCTGAAGGTTGAAAACCATTCATACAAAACAGATCATCAGCATGGGATGAGCAAACACCGGAGgccactgggaagcagagggaatctctaagagagaaagagagagagagagagagagagagagagagagagagagagagagagagagagagaatccttgGGTAATACTAAGGAGGGAAAATGCAGAGCAATAACAGcaaatttacttatatttttaaatacacctTGAATTACTTATTGGAGAGAATTGTCAGGGGATGGTGACCGGGCGGACGAGGTGGTCTAGAGCCCAGGAGCCACAGTCTACTGAGAACTATAAATGGGCCTAGTTTGTAACTAACCAGGTTGATGGGACAGAACTTTGCCACTTTCCTTTGGgttgaaatgggaggaggagacagctgCAATGGAGGAAACAAATGGGAGGCTTAGGAAGCACAAGACATTTGTGCCACAACGGAACACAATAACCAAATTCATTAAAAAGATCTGGGGATATATaacaatattttcattatttacatGTGTAACAATATGAGCCTTAGCACAAAACCTCTTGCTTTATATCTTTTCTGTAGTGTTTCAACCAGGAATTTCATTTTGTAAATACATTCAAAGggttgactttaaaaaaaaaatagtgcaagCATCAGCTTCCTTTACAAAATGCAAAATGACAAACAAATCGCCTTGCGTGCCCAGATTCTTCACTTCTAAATCAAGGCTTCTTCCGAAATAATCAGCAAAGGTTCTTTTTAATGGAAAACAgtgtaaaaaaaatctaattgttAGCTCCCTTGTCCTCAGCTAAATCAAGTAAGTAGAGACCtcctaaaaatttaaatagacccaTTCCCCCTTCTAGTCAAGCACCACTATTCCAGgaggaaaacaatcaaacaaaacaaaacaaaaagcaccccTATCCAAAAAAACCAACTCATGATTCTTCTCATATGCCAGTGGTGTGCTCCACTCACAACCAACCTGCCCTTTCCTGGGTTTCCAGACAGGTCTTTTTGGCTTACTCTTAAAGTCCCTCAAACAACAAGAGTaacaacaccaaaagaaaaatgatggtgagcctcaccccacccccacaccaagTTGTTCCCAGGGAAGGGCAATAACAATAgcaggagaaacagaaaacagcaacCCAGAGAAAAGTAAAATGTAGTTTCTAATCTACAAATCCCTTCTGTTAAATAAATATGGACTCTTTCAGATTTCACAAATCAGAATGATTGTGAGTTTTAGTGCAATTTAGTGTCAAAAATAATGCCACTCAATACATGGCCCTCTGGCTGGGGCTTGGTTTGTGCTATAGGGTCTCTCTGGGAGAAATAATTGTTCCTTACTCTTATAGTTTCCCAGGATTTTTAGACCCCTGAATCTAAATTATGGGGGTGGGAAGGTTGAGCCAGTGAAGGCGACAAAATTAGGCAAAAAGTGAGTGGTAGCTAAGTGAGATGGGGAAAAATCTTGTGTAAAAACCACTGCTTTCTCcctcagtttttaaagaaaaaaaatcatacagggAGTCAACCAACCAGAGCCTTTCTCATCTTTAGCACTCACAACCCGAGGCACTAGGTTTTCATCTTTCCACGCTGTAAATATTGATACATTAACTTGATTAATGTGACCACTCTGCAGGGGCTGATCTAAAAAGTGACCCAAAAAGCTAAGGCCCTCAGCACTGGAAAAGGTGAAGAACCAAGTTTCCAGAGGACCAAACCACAGAAATGGGCAGCCTCCAGTCTGAGCTGGTGACCATCCAAGTACAGAGTCAAGCAGGGCTCTCTGCAAGGTCTTCTTTCATGAAAGCAATAAGAAAAGCTTACCATAAGCTTAATAACCGAAATTTAATCACATATAGGTAGCAATGGGGAGTAATTGATATTAAAATACTTCAATGGTTTATAAGCTATCCTTTGCAACTATTGatctttagggaaaaaaaagaaacagggatATATTGGAAGATaagaagatagagagagagaaaaaaagagagactgaACTATGAGGGGTTGTATTTACCATGATTGACCAGGTGGGTTTATTTTCAGTGGTGATGTAGCTCAATCATGCGATTCAAAACAGGTACCTTCAAGAAAATGGCTAGTAGTTATAGATCGCTCAGCAAAAAACACTAGAGACACTGAAGCTGAGGGTAAGGAAAATACTGTGAAATGTATGGATCAACAAGGAGTGAACAACCTCTATTGCTAAAGCACAGATGTTTTCAGCAATCCTAGCCTGCTCTTTGCGTGGGGGAAGCTCTGCTCCCTTGATGCTCTACGACTTAAGGATCTCCAttagtaaaaaaatattttctagagaACTCTTCTTCCCACACAGTGTTGATGCATCAGACACAGACTATTTCATTCtaacaaatttattttctcaatcaGCTCTTACGGAATCACTACTCAAATTAAATTACAATCAAAGGATCACATCAAAAGATACCCTTATTACCTAACAACTGtccatattttcatttcattttgatttgtgCTCGTCTGAAAAAAACACGTAATACAAGATCTGGGGAAAAATAAATTACCGTTTTGCAGCAGTTCATAAGTattctgaataaaatattaaaagaagtcatttaatgaaaatataaagcaaatatttttagaTCAACAACGGATCTAACGATTCTATATTGCCGTCATTTGAAAAGTCTGTTTATTAAAACCTACCAAAAACACTGCTTGGAAATGGCAGTATTACATAATCACATCCGCAGCACCCATTCAATCAAAGTTGGCAACGGATTGAGGGTAGAAGTCAAGGGAAGTGCGGCGGCTGGTGCTCTCTTtccacactctttttttttttttttaaatcggaGTCAgtccagaaataaaaaataaaaaaatgttaataaaaaaaatattagcgGTGGAATCTTTAGGCATGGTCCACCCCGAGTGGCAGTCGGCAAAGCCCGGGTTCGGTGGCAGTGGCCTGGCCTCTCTGGGCGGTCTCAAAGGCTGGGCCTTGGCCCCCCGCTGCTGTGCCCTCCCCGCTGGCGGCTGGACGTGCCTGGCCTTCAGCCTCGCCCAGCCCGGGCTCTTTCGCGCTGCTTTTATTTCCAAGGTTACCGCGAGGAtgctttcttttggcttttttttattcagtctgtgAACTTCAGAAATTGTGAATCTTCTCCCCTGTCCCAgattctgtttctccttccttcccatttcatagttgatttatttttttcccccaaagacttTAATATGGCCAAGAAAAACACTGTTCTGGAGTAGAGTCAGACCTGCATGAAACCTGGTGCATCTTTCTTTTCAGGTCGCTCCCAATAAAGTTTCCATGGATCTTTTAGGCAGCCCTTTAGGAAGaagtggaagaaagggaggggagtgtcTCTCTTGTCTCAGAGGGGAGGACGAAGCAGGTGTTCTCCACTGATGCCATGAAGGACATCTCGGGGTGTACAGTACCTCAAGAGTGCAGTTTCGGTGCGTTAGGCATCTTCAACCTTCtttcaaaatagaacaaaacaccACCAGAGTATAAACGAGATGTCCCGGTTGCCCCCTTTTCCTCTTCCGGTTTTGtttgttatatatgcatataaaacagTCTCGGTATTtattatgctttaattttttttttggtccctcCTTCCTTGGACTTCAAAAAGAGTCTCCTCGGTCGGTGTCTCCCCAGTCGTTCTCCCCTCCTCCTAGAGCCCTGGCACGCCTGTCTTTGGGCAGAGGGGAGGCGGCCGAGACACACTGGCCCAGGCCAGGTGCTGGGTCTGTgcggcggcagcggcagcggcggcggcggcggcagcggcggcagcagcagcagcagcggcggttCTTGGCGGCGGCTCGGagacggcggcggcggcgaccgTGGCGGCGGTGCTGACAGCGGCTGCggaggtggcggcggcggcggccctCTTCGCGCTGCGCCCCCGGCCTTCACTGCACGCTGGTCTGCAGCCCGTGGTGCGGTGGCGGTGTATCAGCGCTCACGGTACCCACCTGCGAGTAGACATCGTCCGGCGTCTGCTGCTGGATGCCCGGGGGCGTCATGCGTTTCTCTTTTTGGCGCCGGTTGCAGAACCAGACCCGCACGACCTCCTTTTCCAGCTGCAGGCTATCGGCCAGGTTAGTGATTTCCTGTGCCGAGGGTTTAGGGCACTTGAGGAAGTGGCTCTCGAGCGCGCCTTTGACGCTCACCTCGATAGAGGTCCGCTTCTTGCGCTTGCGGCCCTGGGCCGCGATCTTGTCGATGCTCGTGGGGCTGCCGGTGCTCGAGTCCGCCTCCTCCAGCCACTTGTTCAGCAGTGGCTTGAGCTTGCACATGTTCTTGAAACTGAGCTGCAGGGCCTCGAAGCGGCAGATGGTGGTCTGCGAGAACACGTTGCCGTAGAGCGTGCCCAGAGCCAGCCCCACGTCGGCCTGGGTGAAGCCCAGCTTGATGCGCCGCTGCTTGAACTGCTTGGCGAACTGCTCCAGGTCGTCAGACGTCGGCGTGTCCTCGTCCGAGTGCGGGTCGTGGCTATTGAGTCCCGgccccgcgccgccgccgccgtgaTGCGGGGGTCCCTGCGCGTGGTGCGGATGCGGCGGGTGCGGGTGAgcgtggtggtgatgatggtggtgatgctcCGCCAGCTCGGGCGTGTCCCCGCGCACAAGCCCCGGGTGAACCAGACTCTGGGCTCCACCACCCgcgcctccgccgccgccgccgggacCCGGGGGCGCGCTCAGCATGCCGTTCACCGTGAAGCCTCCAGGCTGGGAGTAGAGTAGACTCTGCGGCGGCGGCTGCTGGCCGCCCGCCATGGACGGGAGGTgagcggctgctgctgctgccgcggcggcagcggcggcggcggcggcggcccccCAGCCCCCAGGGTGGCCCTGGtgagggggcggcggcgggggtCCGAGGTGCGGAGGCCCGCGGTGGTGCAGCGCGGTGCCGGCGTGCAGGTCTTCGCGTCCAGCGCCACCCTTCACGTCGGGGCCCTgtggcggcggcggtggtggcTGTGGAGGCTGCTGTGGGCTGCCGGCCATGCCCACCGCGCTGCCCGACCACGGCGAGCTGGCTTccacggcggcggcggcggcagcggcggcggcggcggcagcgtgGGGCAGGGCGGTGACCCACTGGTGCGCGTGGCTCAGCATATGGCCGCCGTTGCTGGCGGCCATGGCCCCCTGCATGAAGTCGCTCTGGACCATCTTGACCGAGGACGGGTCCCCCCGGTAGGCGCCGGAGGTCACAGCGGCGCTCCCGGGCTGCATGCCACCGCCGCCGCCCCccgccccgccgccgccgccaccgccccCTCCGCCACCGCCCGCCCCGGCCGCGTCCGAGTGCACAATGGAGCCGGCCGTGAGCAGGCTGTTCCCCGGCAGGTAGGGGTTAGAAGCCGCTGTGGCCATGCCGCTCCGCTCCCGCCACCccaccgccgccaccaccgccgccgccgcagcagcagccgcggccgccgccgccgccgccgccgccgcgccccCCCGCCTCCCGCCTCCTCCCCCCGCTCCTCCTCCCCCGCCCCGGGTCCCCGCCGCCTtcgccgcctcctcctcctccgccgcctccgcccccgccgccgccgccgccgcggcccGGGGCTGCAGCTGCAAGGCCGCTCGGCAGGGCGCGGGGGTCGCGGGCCGGCCTCGGTCAGCAGCAGACGCTGCAGCAGCCGCAGCAGGAGCAGCGCCCTGGGGAGGGGGGATCGCTTCTCGGGGTGAGCTCCGTGGCCAGCCCCTTCAGGGGGGGTCGTGGTCTCCCCCCTGGCCGGGAGCAATAGACTCGCTCCAGCGAGGCTCGCCCTATGGGGCTGGGACCCGTACTTCGGGCGCTCTCTCCGGGCGCAGGGGCTCGGGTTGCTCCTCCTGTCCTCGTCCTCGGGCGGGTGCGGACTCTGCCCCGGCGCGGGGCTCTGTCCACCTGCTAAGCAAAGGTTTCACGCGAGACAACAAAGGACGAAACGGTTCCTTTCTTCCTCGGCCAAATTGTGGGTGGCCAGCAATCGGGCCGCTCCTTGCTGGTCCGCTGGCTTCTCTCCTCTTCAGCAAGACATTTCACTGTTTCCCCCTTAGCATAGTAAAACTTTTCCGGTCCTTACTGGCGTGGTGATATTGGCGGCTTGCGTTTGCTGAGTGGGGAGACTGGCTCCTGTTCTCCCCCTCTGGTCCTCTCCTTTCAAGTTTTGTTCTGTCCTAGAAAAACTTCTTGCGATGGTGCATTTCTCTGAAGTTGCTATTGCCGGAGCTCTTGGATGTCTCTGAAACAAGAGTCCCTTTTCATTTTCCTCGCAACAGTCACGGTCTGGTGCGACATCTTTCCTTTTGGgcagaaattaggaaacaaatatAACAAGGCAAAAattgaacaggaaaaaaaatgtcgaATTGTTCTGTTACCTTGTTGCTGAAGGTTGGggttggtgttttattttttccccggCAGTTGtctggagaaggaggaagaagaagagtgcattggtggagatggagatgtgtgtgtgcatacaggggATCCTTGATACACAACCAACTCCTGTGGGCACGTTGTACCGCTCCTAGAGTGCCCGACGGCGGGCTCGGGCGCGGGCGTGCCGGGGCAGAGTTGCAGCCAGAGCTAGCTCTGCGCCCgggttctctctttctccctgtctcactttgcctctccctctctctctctctcttcccctctctctctcttttcctctctctctccctctccctctctccctctctctctctttctctctcacgaGCGCCCGCTCTCGCTAGGATCTGACAGTTcgctccctgtccctccctctcaGAGCAGGGACTGTCGAATGTTTACCCTCCGCCGCAAGCGCGCACCCACCACCACACTTTCCCAAATACAAGGAAGTCGAGCACCAGGGCCCCCGCTGATTGGCTACCCG
The nucleotide sequence above comes from Microtus pennsylvanicus isolate mMicPen1 chromosome 7, mMicPen1.hap1, whole genome shotgun sequence. Encoded proteins:
- the Pou3f3 gene encoding POU domain, class 3, transcription factor 3, translated to MATAASNPYLPGNSLLTAGSIVHSDAAGAGGGGGGGGGGGGAGGGGGGMQPGSAAVTSGAYRGDPSSVKMVQSDFMQGAMAASNGGHMLSHAHQWVTALPHAAAAAAAAAAAAVEASSPWSGSAVGMAGSPQQPPQPPPPPPQGPDVKGGAGREDLHAGTALHHRGPPHLGPPPPPPHQGHPGGWGAAAAAAAAAAAAAAAAHLPSMAGGQQPPPQSLLYSQPGGFTVNGMLSAPPGPGGGGGGAGGGAQSLVHPGLVRGDTPELAEHHHHHHHHAHPHPPHPHHAQGPPHHGGGGAGPGLNSHDPHSDEDTPTSDDLEQFAKQFKQRRIKLGFTQADVGLALGTLYGNVFSQTTICRFEALQLSFKNMCKLKPLLNKWLEEADSSTGSPTSIDKIAAQGRKRKKRTSIEVSVKGALESHFLKCPKPSAQEITNLADSLQLEKEVVRVWFCNRRQKEKRMTPPGIQQQTPDDVYSQVGTVSADTPPPHHGLQTSVQ